The sequence CCGACGAAGACGATGGACACCTACCGCTTCATGCTCATAAATAAGTACATCAAAACAGACTACACCGAGGGAGAAGACGAACTCTGGATATACCTCTTCCCCTTTTACAACAGCAGGAGCTACAAATCGGGGCTCGAAGAGAGCACCGCCCTTTATCCCCTCCCCCTCTACGACGACAGCTTCAAGCGGAACTACCTCCCCCTCTTCGAGTTCTACAACAAGGGACTCGACGACGAGGGCGTTGAGACCATAAAAATCATGCACCACCTCTACATAAAGAAGATAACGGACGACTGGGAATATATCGACGCTCCCTTCTATCACAAAAAGAGGGCAAGGTAGATGGGAATGGTGCGGATCGATCTGCTGCCGGAGGGTACCTCGATAGAGGCGGATTCGGAAACCCCCCTGATTGATCTCCTTAAGGAAAACGGGATTCTGCTCAACCTCCCCTGCGGAGGCGAGGGGAGGTGCGGGAAGTGCATCGTCAAGGTCGCCCCAAAAGGCGCTCCCTCGAGCGCGGGCCTTCCATACGCGATGGTCCCCGGCGACGACGAGAGGCGCTTTCTCTCGGACAAATCATTGGAATCGGGCCTTCGCCTCGCCTGCCGGGTTATCGTCACGGCGGATATCGAGGTCACGATCCCCCCGTCTTCCCGCCTTGCCGGGGCGGGCCGCGCCTGGGAGGGGATGGATGTCGCCGGCCTGGGCGAAGAGCAGAGGGCCGGCGGGCTCTTTCTTGCCGTGGACGTGGGAACGACCAGCATCGCCGCTGCCGTCGTGGGGGGGAGAGACGCCGCCACCGGCGCAACTGGGGGAATAATCGCCCACGCCTCGGCGCTCAACCCCCAGACGACCTTCGGGGCGGACGTTATATCGAGGATAAACGCCGTCTCCAAGGACGAAAAGGCCCTCGAACATCAGAAGCAACTGGTGCTTGACGCCGTAAACGGGCTAATCGACAAACTAACGGCAAACCTGAGCGTTGAACCGATCGAAATAAAGGGGGCGGCCTTTGCCGGAAATCCGACCATGGAACACCTCCTTCTGGGGATAAATCCGATCCCCATCGCCCACGCCCCCTTCACCCCCGCCTTTACCAAGGCGGTGAGAAAAAGCGCGAAAGTGCTTGGCCTCAATATCGACCCGGACGGTGAGGCGTACGTCTTTCCGGTCATCTCCGGCTACGTTGGCGGGGACACCCTCGCCTTCGTCTGGTCTTCGAGAATCCACGAGTCTAAAGACATCATCCTCGGCATAGACATCGGAACCAACGGTGAGATAGTCCTGGGAAACAAAGACAGGCTCCTTTCCTGCTCCGCGGCGGCGGGCCCAGCCTTCGAGGGCTCCCAGATAAGGGACGGCATGAGGGCGGACTTCGGGGCGATCGAGGGGGTCGTGATAAAGGGGGATAAGGTGATGCTTAAGGTCAAGGGGGACAACGGTGGAGGCGCCCATAAAACCCCGACCGGTATCTGCGGCTCCGGGATTTTTGATGCGGTGGATCAGCTGATCAAGGCCAAGGTAGTGGGCGAGAGCGGCCGCATCCAGAAAGGGATTGCTTCCAAACGACTCTCCGAGAGGATAAAAAAGAGTGGCTCGGTCACCGAGTTCGTCCTCCACGAGGATATTGGTAAAAACGGGAGGTCAATCGGGATAACCCAGAAGGACATCAGGGAGGTGCAGCTCGCAAAGGGGGCCATCAGGAGCGGCGCCGAGATCCTCCTTGCCGAGATGGGGATAGGCTGGGGGGAGATCAAGACGGTCCTCATCGCCGGGGCGTTCGGCAACTTTCTCAAGCCCGAGAGCATCGTTGGTGTGGGGCTTCTGCCGAAGGTAATCAGAGACAGAATCAGGTTCGTCGGGGACGCGGCCCTGACCGGGGCCGTCGAGGCGGTTGTCGATACCGCCGCCAGGGAGGGAATCGAAAAGCTCGCAGAATCGATCGACTACATCGAGCTCTCCTCCGACAAGCGGTTCAACGACATATTTATAGAGAGGCTGTCCTTTTCCGATTAAACTTTTAGGATTAAATTTTTTGATCAGATATTTCCGATTAATTGATATTGTCAGATAGATATTGGATATTTTTTAGGACTAAAATATTGGATTAAATTGCATGATTAAATTACAGGATTAAATTATAGGAACACGCCATGAATGACGATAAGGAAGAAAGGGGCAAGCTCACCCTCATATTCGAGGAGCTGAAGGCTATCAGGGGCGAGATCACGAAGCTGGACGCCAGGGTCAACTCCCTGGAGGGAAGGCCGGCCCCGGAGATCAAACGAGAGGAGTTGCGGCCGGAGCCGTCTCCGCCGCCTCCACCCGGGGGGCCGGAGATGAAAATGCCGCCGCCGGAGATCAAGACGCCGAAGAGGAAGGGGGCGGAAAAGATCGAGAAGGGTTCCCTCGAGGCTAAGATCGGGGGCAAGTGGCTCAACCGCATAGGGGTGGTGGCCGTGGTCATCGGCATGGCGTTTTTCGTCAAGTACGCCTTCGACAACGACTGGATAGGCGAGACGGGGAGGGTCATTCTGGGGATTATCGTTGGCCTTGCCCTCATAGGGTGGGGGGAGTTTTTGAAAAAGAAATACAAGTACTACTCCCAGGGGGTTGTAGGGGGCGGCGTCGCCATCCTGTACGTCTCGATATTCGCCGCGGCCGGTTACTATTCGATAATCTCCCAGACCGGCGCTTCTTTCCTGATCGTCCTGATAACGATTTTTTCCATAATGTTGTCGGTCAGGTACGACGCCTCGGCCATCGCGGCCCTTGGATTCATAGGGGGCTTCCTGAACCCCCTCATCCTCCACCACGGCGACCTGGAGCAGCTTCCCACCCTCGCCTATCTTGTGCTCCTTGACCTCGGCATCCTGGTGCTGGCCTATTTCAAGAACTGGAAGTATCTCAACTTCTTCGCCTTTGTCGCAACCGTAATAATCTTCGGCATCTGGGCCGGGCAGAGCTACAACCCTAAAACCGACGTGGAGTCCACCCAGCTCTTCCTGACGATCTTCTTTCTGATCTTTGCATCCCTCGCCTTCTTCTACAACATAGTCCACCGAACGAAGACCACCCTCTTCGACCTCGGCTTGGTTTTGGCCACGGCCTTTACCTTCTTCGGCACGAGCTACTTCAACCTGAAGGAGCACTACAAAGAGTTCATGGGACTCTTTGCGGGATTCATGGGCGCCGTCTACTTCGGCATGGGGCTTTTGACCCACTGGCGAAATTACGGGGACAGGCGGCTCATCCTGACGTTTCTCTCCGCGGCGCTGACCTTCCTTGTGTTGATGATACCGATACAGTTAGACAAGAACTGGGTAACCATCGGCTGGGCGGTGGAGGCCGCGGCCCTGACGTGGATCGGGATCAGGCTGAACAGCACCGGGATGAGGATTGCGGGGGTAGGCCTTTTGACCTTTACCATAGGGAGGCTTTTTATCTTCGACTTTCCGGGGATCGATATCGGAGATCCCTCCTTCTACCCGTTTTTGAACGACAGGTTCTTCACGGCGCTCTTTGTCTCCATCATCCTTTTCTTCGTCGCCCTGCTGTATTACTCCAAAGGCAGGTCATACTCAAGCGTAATCGACCCGAAGGAGAGAAAGACGATGAGCACGATCCTCTTTATCGCGGCAAACGTACTCTTGATTGTCACCCTCTCGGTGGAGTCCTACGACCTCTTCGAGAGCAAGATAGTAGCGATGGGGCCGTGGCCGGCCGAGCACAACCCGGCGTACGCGGACAGGCTTTCCGCCCTCCAGTACGCCCAGATGCTTTCCCTCTCGGGAATCTGGGCCGTTTACTCGATCATCCTCGTTATCCTGGGCTTCATCAGAAAGCACACCCCGTCGAGGATATTCGCCATTGCGCTCTTCGGCATCACGATCTTCAAGGTCTTTATAATAGACCTGTCGGGACTGGAGCAGGTGTACCGCATCGTCTCCTTCATAGGCCTGGGGGTGATCCTACTTTCGGTCTCTTTCCTCTACACCCGCTACAAGGACAAGATCATAGAGGCCGTGGTGGGCGATGGAACAGAAGACGAAGAGTAACCATAATTGGGGAAGAATATGAAAAGAAATAGGTGTTTTATACATTACTTTCTGATTTTTTTGGTTGCGGCAATATTGGCACTTGCCACGGGCATCTCGAGCGCCGTCTCCCCGTCCCGATTCGCCCTCAAGGCCCCGATCCAGGGGGAAAAGACCGGATACGTTTTTTTCAACATAACGCCCGCGGTCTACGATGAGTCCAACGGGGACCTCTCCGACATAAGGATTTACTCCGCCGGCGGAAAGGAGATCCCCTACATCATCTGGAACAGCACGAGAAAGTTTACATCCGAGACGCTTTCTGCCGAGGTGATTAACAGGACATATGTCCCAAAGAAGAGCAGTACGTTCACCCTCGACCTCGGGGGGGAATACTTCAAGACGAACAGGTTTAGGATAACCACAACGAGCACCGACTTCACAAGGAGGGTGACCATCGAGGGTTCCCCCGACAACCGGGAGTTCGTGACGATCAAGGACAATGCATATATCTTCGACTTCACCACGGAGCACGGGGCCTCCGGCACCGAGGTATCATACCCGACGACGGACTACCGTTATCTAAGGGTCACGATATGGGACGATGGTGAG comes from Candidatus Zymogenus saltonus and encodes:
- a CDS encoding DUF4445 domain-containing protein, encoding MGMVRIDLLPEGTSIEADSETPLIDLLKENGILLNLPCGGEGRCGKCIVKVAPKGAPSSAGLPYAMVPGDDERRFLSDKSLESGLRLACRVIVTADIEVTIPPSSRLAGAGRAWEGMDVAGLGEEQRAGGLFLAVDVGTTSIAAAVVGGRDAATGATGGIIAHASALNPQTTFGADVISRINAVSKDEKALEHQKQLVLDAVNGLIDKLTANLSVEPIEIKGAAFAGNPTMEHLLLGINPIPIAHAPFTPAFTKAVRKSAKVLGLNIDPDGEAYVFPVISGYVGGDTLAFVWSSRIHESKDIILGIDIGTNGEIVLGNKDRLLSCSAAAGPAFEGSQIRDGMRADFGAIEGVVIKGDKVMLKVKGDNGGGAHKTPTGICGSGIFDAVDQLIKAKVVGESGRIQKGIASKRLSERIKKSGSVTEFVLHEDIGKNGRSIGITQKDIREVQLAKGAIRSGAEILLAEMGIGWGEIKTVLIAGAFGNFLKPESIVGVGLLPKVIRDRIRFVGDAALTGAVEAVVDTAAREGIEKLAESIDYIELSSDKRFNDIFIERLSFSD
- a CDS encoding DUF2339 domain-containing protein, yielding MNDDKEERGKLTLIFEELKAIRGEITKLDARVNSLEGRPAPEIKREELRPEPSPPPPPGGPEMKMPPPEIKTPKRKGAEKIEKGSLEAKIGGKWLNRIGVVAVVIGMAFFVKYAFDNDWIGETGRVILGIIVGLALIGWGEFLKKKYKYYSQGVVGGGVAILYVSIFAAAGYYSIISQTGASFLIVLITIFSIMLSVRYDASAIAALGFIGGFLNPLILHHGDLEQLPTLAYLVLLDLGILVLAYFKNWKYLNFFAFVATVIIFGIWAGQSYNPKTDVESTQLFLTIFFLIFASLAFFYNIVHRTKTTLFDLGLVLATAFTFFGTSYFNLKEHYKEFMGLFAGFMGAVYFGMGLLTHWRNYGDRRLILTFLSAALTFLVLMIPIQLDKNWVTIGWAVEAAALTWIGIRLNSTGMRIAGVGLLTFTIGRLFIFDFPGIDIGDPSFYPFLNDRFFTALFVSIILFFVALLYYSKGRSYSSVIDPKERKTMSTILFIAANVLLIVTLSVESYDLFESKIVAMGPWPAEHNPAYADRLSALQYAQMLSLSGIWAVYSIILVILGFIRKHTPSRIFAIALFGITIFKVFIIDLSGLEQVYRIVSFIGLGVILLSVSFLYTRYKDKIIEAVVGDGTEDEE